From a region of the Tenggerimyces flavus genome:
- a CDS encoding phosphotransferase family protein translates to MSTPFVKRRARPEPGSIPEALGMFAAEVRFYREIAPTVGVRVPACFSATEDDRGTLLELEDLTAWTPGADPVAVARLLAALHERWRSDAADRWPWLRRPGAAVDLVGSLFDSTWPAVARRTDCTPATFALGERLRGRLPAIVGDAATAGPLTLVHGDASMRNVRTSPDGEIALLDWEDVGVGPGLGDLAWLLVSSVSAPQWDDTIAAYGTSVGLRPALLAAVSQGILSYADSPDGSAEALGWLSRLDEAARRL, encoded by the coding sequence ATGAGCACGCCGTTCGTCAAACGCAGGGCGCGACCTGAGCCGGGGTCGATCCCCGAGGCGTTGGGCATGTTCGCCGCGGAGGTGCGCTTCTATCGCGAGATCGCTCCGACGGTCGGGGTGCGGGTGCCCGCCTGCTTCTCGGCGACGGAGGACGACCGTGGGACTCTGCTCGAGCTCGAGGACCTGACCGCGTGGACGCCGGGCGCCGATCCGGTGGCCGTGGCGCGTCTGCTGGCTGCCCTGCACGAGCGTTGGCGCTCGGATGCCGCCGACCGGTGGCCTTGGCTGCGCCGGCCTGGGGCCGCGGTCGACCTGGTCGGGTCGCTCTTCGACTCGACCTGGCCTGCTGTCGCGCGCCGCACGGACTGCACGCCCGCCACCTTCGCCTTGGGCGAACGTCTCCGCGGGCGGCTTCCCGCGATCGTCGGCGATGCCGCTACGGCTGGGCCGCTCACCCTCGTTCACGGCGACGCGTCGATGCGCAACGTACGGACCAGTCCGGACGGAGAGATCGCCTTGCTGGACTGGGAGGACGTCGGAGTCGGCCCTGGGCTGGGCGACCTCGCCTGGTTGTTGGTGTCGTCGGTCTCGGCGCCACAGTGGGACGACACCATCGCGGCCTATGGGACGTCGGTTGGTCTTCGTCCTGCCTTGTTGGCCGCCGTGTCCCAGGGGATCTTGTCGTACGCGGACTCTCCTGACGGCTCCGCTGAGGCGCTCGGCTGGCTGAGCCGGTTGGACGAGGCTGCCCGCCGGCTCTAG